One segment of Variovorax sp. PAMC28562 DNA contains the following:
- a CDS encoding SDR family oxidoreductase, which produces MAYSIDLSGRVAFVTGASSGLGAQFAQTLARAGAAVVLASRRVDRLKDLRARIEGEGGDAHVVELDVTDIGSIQSAVAHAETEVGAIDILVNNSGVSTTQRLQDVTEEDYDFVFDTNTKGAFFVAQEVAKRMIARARGAAPGTYMGGRIINIASMAGLKVLPQIGVYAMSKAAVIQMTKAMALEWGRFDINVNALCPGYIATEINRDHWETENGKKLVGMLPRKRVGKPEYLDGLIVLLASGQSHFVNGAVIAADDGFGV; this is translated from the coding sequence ATGGCATACAGCATCGATCTTTCTGGCCGTGTGGCCTTCGTGACCGGCGCCTCGAGTGGTCTTGGGGCGCAATTTGCTCAAACGCTGGCACGTGCCGGCGCGGCGGTGGTGCTCGCGAGCCGGCGCGTCGACCGGTTGAAAGACCTGCGCGCCCGCATCGAGGGCGAGGGCGGTGACGCCCACGTGGTCGAGCTGGACGTGACCGACATCGGAAGTATCCAGTCGGCCGTGGCGCATGCCGAGACCGAAGTCGGTGCCATCGACATCCTGGTCAACAACTCGGGCGTGAGCACCACGCAGCGCCTGCAGGACGTGACCGAAGAAGACTACGACTTCGTCTTCGACACCAACACCAAGGGCGCATTTTTCGTCGCGCAAGAGGTCGCCAAACGCATGATCGCGCGCGCTCGCGGCGCGGCGCCGGGCACCTACATGGGCGGCCGCATCATCAATATCGCATCGATGGCGGGACTCAAGGTGTTGCCCCAGATCGGGGTGTACGCGATGAGCAAGGCGGCAGTGATCCAGATGACCAAGGCGATGGCGCTGGAGTGGGGCCGCTTCGACATCAACGTCAACGCGCTGTGCCCCGGCTATATCGCGACCGAGATCAATCGCGACCATTGGGAGACCGAGAACGGCAAGAAGCTGGTGGGCATGCTGCCGCGCAAGCGGGTCGGCAAGCCGGAATACCTCGACGGGCTCATCGTGTTGCTGGCGAGCGGGCAGAGCCACTTCGTGAACGGTGCGGTGATCGCGGCCGACGACGGCTTCGGGGTTTAA
- a CDS encoding acyl-CoA thioesterase yields the protein MRIELPAKKKLVYEMSIPIRWGDMDAMGHLNNGTYFRYLETARIDWMSSLGVPTNAPEGEGMVIVNAFCNFYRQLEYPGNVLLKMYVSDPARTTFETWGTMARADAPDVVCAEGGATTIWIDYGKQKATTLPDWLRALVSA from the coding sequence ATGCGGATCGAGCTCCCCGCCAAGAAAAAGCTGGTCTACGAGATGTCGATCCCCATTCGCTGGGGCGACATGGACGCAATGGGTCACCTGAACAACGGCACCTACTTTCGCTACCTTGAAACAGCGCGCATCGACTGGATGAGCTCACTCGGCGTACCGACGAATGCACCCGAAGGCGAGGGCATGGTGATCGTCAATGCCTTTTGCAACTTCTACCGTCAGCTCGAATACCCCGGCAACGTGTTGCTCAAGATGTATGTGAGCGACCCGGCACGCACCACCTTCGAGACTTGGGGGACGATGGCGCGGGCCGACGCACCCGATGTCGTGTGTGCGGAGGGTGGCGCGACCACGATCTGGATCGACTACGGCAAGCAGAAGGCCACGACCCTGCCCGACTGGCTGCGCGCGCTCGTCAGCGCCTGA
- a CDS encoding electron transfer flavoprotein-ubiquinone oxidoreductase — protein MTHDEILAQFGPREAMEYDVVIVGGGPAGLATAVRLKQLAAEQEKEISVVVLEKGSEPGAHILSGAIMDPRGLDELFPTWREMGAPLNQPVTEDAFLLLSEKGGVRTPNFMLPGNFQNHGNYIISLGNFTKWLAQQAENLGVEIFPGFPAAEVLYTDDGKVRGVATGNLGLGKDGEPTDSFQLGMELHGKYTVFAEGSRGHLGRQLIAKYKLDDGKDPQSYGIGIKELWEIDPARHQPGLAIHTAGWPLPNDTYGGSFVYHAENNQLIVGYVVGLDYQNPYMSPFEEFQRFKTHPKIRWYFEGQDKGLKAPKRLSYGARAITAGGLLSLPKTVFPGGVLVGCEAGYLNASRIKGSHAALKTGMLAAEAAFEAVQAGRQHDELVAYPAAFERSWLHTELNKARNFKQWFKKGLAVGTVMTGIEQLVLRGKIPWTIHRKEADHVRLKKAASSKKIVYPRPDGKLTFDRLSSVFVSNTNHEENQPAHLTLKDPTVPTRINLPEYAGPEQRYCPAGVYEYVADEANAGKERLQINAQNCVHCKTCDIKDPTQNIVWVTPEGGGGPNYVGM, from the coding sequence ATGACCCACGACGAAATCCTCGCCCAGTTCGGCCCCCGTGAAGCCATGGAATACGACGTGGTGATCGTCGGTGGCGGCCCGGCGGGCCTGGCCACCGCAGTCCGGCTGAAGCAGCTCGCGGCCGAACAGGAGAAAGAGATCTCGGTCGTCGTGCTCGAAAAAGGCTCCGAGCCTGGCGCGCACATCTTGTCGGGCGCCATCATGGACCCGCGCGGCCTGGACGAGCTCTTTCCGACCTGGCGCGAGATGGGTGCGCCGCTGAACCAGCCGGTGACCGAAGACGCCTTCCTGCTGCTCAGCGAAAAAGGCGGCGTGCGTACCCCCAATTTCATGCTGCCGGGCAACTTCCAGAACCACGGCAACTACATCATCAGCCTGGGCAACTTCACCAAGTGGCTGGCGCAACAGGCCGAAAACCTGGGCGTCGAAATCTTCCCCGGCTTCCCGGCCGCCGAAGTGCTCTACACCGACGACGGCAAGGTGCGCGGCGTGGCCACCGGCAATTTGGGGCTAGGCAAGGACGGCGAGCCGACCGACAGCTTCCAGCTCGGCATGGAACTGCACGGCAAATACACCGTGTTCGCCGAAGGCTCGCGCGGACACCTGGGCCGCCAGCTCATCGCCAAATACAAGCTGGACGACGGCAAGGATCCGCAGAGCTACGGCATCGGCATCAAGGAGCTGTGGGAGATCGACCCGGCACGCCACCAGCCCGGCCTGGCCATCCACACGGCCGGCTGGCCGCTGCCGAACGACACCTACGGCGGCTCTTTCGTCTACCACGCGGAGAACAACCAGCTGATCGTCGGCTACGTGGTCGGGCTCGACTACCAGAACCCGTACATGAGCCCGTTCGAGGAGTTCCAGCGCTTCAAGACGCACCCGAAGATCCGCTGGTACTTCGAAGGACAAGACAAAGGCTTGAAGGCCCCCAAGCGCCTGAGCTACGGCGCCCGTGCCATCACCGCCGGTGGTCTGCTCTCGCTGCCCAAGACGGTGTTTCCCGGTGGCGTGCTGGTCGGCTGCGAAGCCGGCTACCTGAACGCGAGCCGCATCAAGGGCAGCCATGCCGCGCTCAAGACCGGCATGCTGGCGGCCGAAGCGGCATTCGAGGCGGTGCAGGCCGGGCGGCAGCACGACGAGCTCGTCGCCTACCCGGCAGCTTTCGAGCGGAGCTGGCTGCACACCGAACTCAACAAGGCACGCAACTTCAAGCAGTGGTTCAAGAAGGGTCTGGCTGTCGGCACGGTGATGACCGGCATCGAGCAGCTGGTGCTGCGCGGCAAGATCCCATGGACCATCCACCGCAAAGAGGCCGACCACGTACGGCTGAAGAAGGCGGCCTCTTCAAAGAAAATCGTTTATCCGCGGCCGGACGGCAAGCTGACCTTCGACCGGCTCTCGTCGGTGTTCGTGAGCAACACGAACCATGAGGAAAATCAGCCCGCGCACCTGACGCTGAAAGACCCGACTGTGCCGACCCGCATCAACCTGCCCGAGTACGCGGGCCCGGAGCAGCGCTATTGCCCGGCCGGCGTCTACGAGTACGTGGCCGACGAGGCGAACGCCGGCAAGGAGCGGTTGCAGATCAACGCGCAGAACTGCGTGCACTGCAAGACCTGCGACATCAAGGACCCGACGCAAAACATCGTGTGGGTCACGCCCGAAGGCGGCGGCGGACCGAACTACGTGGGGATGTAG
- a CDS encoding 4-aminobutyrate--2-oxoglutarate transaminase codes for MTNSELQTRRLAATPRGVGVMCDFYAQRAENASLWDVEGREYIDFAAGIAVVNTGHRHPRVVAAIAAQLECFTHTAYQIVPYESVVTLAERINALVPISGPTKTAFFTTGAEAVENAIKIARAHTGRSGVIAFGGGFHGRTMMTLALTGKVAPYKVGFGPFPAEVFHVPYPEALQGVTAADSLAAIARLFKTDIEPQRVAAIVLEPVQGEGGFNVAPTELMQGLRALCDQHGIVLIADEVQSGFGRTGKLFAMEHHGVEPDLITMAKSLAGGMPLSAVSGRAAIMDAPAPGGLGGTYAGNPLAVAAALAVLDVIEEEKLCARSVRLGKKLTMRLLAAKESNAGIAEVRAQGSMVAVELRDAAGAPDADAVRRVQQRAMAQGLLLLSCGMYGNVIRFLYPLTIPDALFDRALDIIDDALNARPSQVTRTTSPRSSVRRRLRA; via the coding sequence ATGACTAACAGCGAACTGCAAACCCGCCGCCTTGCCGCCACACCCCGCGGCGTGGGCGTGATGTGCGACTTCTATGCTCAGCGCGCCGAGAACGCGAGCCTGTGGGACGTCGAAGGCCGCGAGTACATCGACTTTGCCGCGGGCATCGCGGTGGTCAACACCGGGCACCGCCACCCGCGCGTGGTGGCAGCCATCGCCGCGCAGCTGGAGTGCTTCACGCACACGGCCTATCAGATCGTTCCGTACGAGAGCGTGGTCACGCTGGCCGAGCGCATCAACGCGCTGGTGCCGATCAGCGGGCCGACCAAGACGGCCTTCTTCACCACCGGCGCCGAGGCAGTCGAGAACGCCATCAAGATCGCACGTGCGCACACGGGGCGCTCGGGCGTCATCGCTTTCGGCGGCGGCTTTCATGGCCGCACGATGATGACGCTCGCGCTCACCGGCAAGGTCGCGCCGTACAAGGTCGGCTTCGGTCCGTTCCCGGCCGAGGTGTTCCACGTGCCGTACCCCGAGGCACTGCAGGGCGTGACGGCGGCCGATTCGCTGGCCGCGATTGCACGCCTCTTCAAGACCGACATCGAGCCCCAGCGCGTCGCCGCGATCGTCCTCGAGCCGGTGCAGGGCGAAGGCGGCTTCAACGTCGCGCCGACCGAGCTGATGCAGGGCCTGCGCGCGCTGTGCGACCAGCACGGCATCGTGCTCATCGCCGACGAAGTGCAGAGCGGTTTCGGCCGCACCGGCAAGCTCTTTGCCATGGAACACCACGGCGTCGAGCCCGACCTCATCACGATGGCCAAGAGCCTCGCGGGCGGCATGCCGCTGTCGGCCGTGTCGGGGCGCGCGGCCATCATGGATGCGCCGGCGCCGGGCGGCCTGGGCGGCACCTACGCCGGCAATCCACTGGCCGTTGCAGCGGCGCTCGCGGTGCTCGACGTGATCGAAGAAGAGAAACTTTGCGCACGCTCGGTGCGGCTTGGCAAAAAGCTAACGATGCGTTTGCTGGCCGCCAAGGAATCGAATGCCGGCATCGCCGAAGTTCGCGCGCAGGGCTCGATGGTCGCGGTGGAGTTGCGCGACGCGGCCGGTGCGCCCGATGCCGATGCCGTCCGCCGCGTGCAACAACGCGCCATGGCGCAGGGCCTGTTGCTGCTCAGCTGCGGCATGTACGGCAACGTGATCCGCTTTCTCTACCCGTTGACCATCCCCGATGCGCTGTTCGACCGCGCGCTGGACATCATCGACGACGCGCTGAACGCCCGGCCCAGTCAGGTGACCCGGACTACATCCCCACGTAGTTCGGTCCGCCGCCGCCTTCGGGCGTGA